A part of Hippopotamus amphibius kiboko isolate mHipAmp2 chromosome 16, mHipAmp2.hap2, whole genome shotgun sequence genomic DNA contains:
- the LOC130838612 gene encoding cytochrome P450 2S1 isoform X1, with protein MEAAGTWALLVVLLLLLLLRLALPGTRTRGHLPPGPTPLPLLGNLLQLRPGALYPGLLRLSKKYGPVFTVYLGPWRRVVVLVGREAVEEALGGQAEEFSGRGMVATLDGTFDGHGVFFSNGEHWRHLRKFTTMALRDLGMGKREGEELIQAEVQCLVEALRGTKGQPFDPSLLLAQATSNIICSLVFGLRFPYDDEAFQAVVRAAGGIIVGVSSPWAQTYEMFSRLLQHLPGPYTQFLSQVGTVAAFAIQQVQQHQGSVDTSGPARDVVDAFLLKMAEEKQDPNTEFTDKNLLMTVIYLLFAGTVTVSTTIRYTLLLLLKYPQVQERVQEELTRELGAGQAPSLGDRARLPYTDAVLHEAQRLLALVPMGVPRALTKTTRFRGYTLPQGTEVFPLLGSILHDPKVFEQPEEFNPSRFLDADGKFKKHEAFLPFSLGKRICLGEGLARTELFLLFTAILQAFSLESPCPPGALSLQPAVSGLFNIPQAFQLQFRPH; from the exons ATGGAGGCGGCGGGCACCTGGGCGCTGctggtggtgctgctgctgctcctgctgctgagGCTGGCGCTGCCTGGGACCCGGACCCGAGGCCACCTGCCCCCCGGGCCCACGCCGCTGCCGCTGCTGGGGAACCTCCTGCAGCTCCGGCCTGGGGCGCTGTACCCGGGGCTCTTGCGG CTGAGTAAGAAGTACGGACCGGTGTTCACCGTGTACCTGGGACCCTGGCGGCGCGTGGTGGTCCTGGTTGGACGCGAGGCTGTGGAGGAGGCCCTGGGAGGTCAGGCCGAGGAGTTCAGCGGGCGGGGGATGGTGGCAACGCTGGACGGGACCTTTGATGGCCATG GGGTTTTCTTCTCCAATGGGGAGCACTGGAGGCACCTGAGGAAGTTCACCACAATGGCCTTGCGGGACCTGGGCATGGGGAAGCGAGAAGGCGAGGAGCTGATCCAGGCAGAGGTCCAGTGTCTGGTGGAGGCGCTCCGGGGGACAAAAG GACAGCCGTTTGacccctccctgctgctggcccagGCCACCTCCAACATCATCTGCTCCCTCGTCTTTGGCCTCCGCTTCCCCTACGACGATGAGGCGTTCCAGGCCGTGGTCCGGGCAGCTGGTGGCATCATTGTGGGGGTCAGCTCCCCATGGGCCCAG ACCTATGAGATGTTCTCCCGGCTCCTGCAGCACCTCCCAGGCCCCTATACGCAGTTCCTCAGCCAGGTGGGCACCGTGGCTGCCTTCGCCATCCAGCAGGTGCAGCAGCACCAGGGGAGCGTGGACACCTCAGGCCCCGCGCGAGATGTCGTGGATGCCTTCCTGCTGAAGATGGCAGAG GAAAAGCAAGACCCAAACACAGAATTCACTGACAAGAACCTGCTGATGACAGTCATTTATCTGCTGTTTGCTGGGACAGTGACAGTCAGCACCACGATCCGCTACACCCTCCTGCTCCTGCTGAAATATCCTCAGGTCCAAG AGCGTGTGCAGGAAGAGCTGACGCGGGAGCTGGGGGCCGGTCAGGCGCCAAGCCTGGGGGACCGAGCCCGCCTCCCGTACACAGATGCGGTTCTGCACGAGGCACAGCGGCTCCTGGCACTGGTACCCATGGGGGTGCCCCGAGCCCTCACCAAGACCACCCGCTTCCGGGGGTACACCCTGCCCCAG GGCACGGAAGTCTTCCCCCTCCTTGGCTCCATCCTGCATGACCCCAAGGTCTTCGAACAGCCTGAGGAGTTCAACCCAAGCCGATTCCTGGATGCCGACGGAAAGTTCAAGAAGCACGAGGCCTTCCTGCCCTTCTCCTTAG GTAAACGCATCTGCCTCGGGGAGGGCCTGGCTCGGACCGAACTCTTCCTTCTGTTCACAGCCATCCTGCAGGCCTTCTCACTGGAGAGCCCGTGCCCGCCGGGTGCCCTGAGCCTCCAGCCAGCTGTCAGTGGCCTTTTCAACATCCCCCAAGCCTTCCAGCTGCAATTCCGCCCCCACTGA
- the LOC130838612 gene encoding cytochrome P450 2S1 isoform X3 translates to MEAAGTWALLVVLLLLLLLRLALPGTRTRGHLPPGPTPLPLLGNLLQLRPGALYPGLLRLSKKYGPVFTVYLGPWRRVVVLVGREAVEEALGGQAEEFSGRGMVATLDGTFDGHGQPFDPSLLLAQATSNIICSLVFGLRFPYDDEAFQAVVRAAGGIIVGVSSPWAQTYEMFSRLLQHLPGPYTQFLSQVGTVAAFAIQQVQQHQGSVDTSGPARDVVDAFLLKMAEEKQDPNTEFTDKNLLMTVIYLLFAGTVTVSTTIRYTLLLLLKYPQVQERVQEELTRELGAGQAPSLGDRARLPYTDAVLHEAQRLLALVPMGVPRALTKTTRFRGYTLPQGTEVFPLLGSILHDPKVFEQPEEFNPSRFLDADGKFKKHEAFLPFSLGKRICLGEGLARTELFLLFTAILQAFSLESPCPPGALSLQPAVSGLFNIPQAFQLQFRPH, encoded by the exons ATGGAGGCGGCGGGCACCTGGGCGCTGctggtggtgctgctgctgctcctgctgctgagGCTGGCGCTGCCTGGGACCCGGACCCGAGGCCACCTGCCCCCCGGGCCCACGCCGCTGCCGCTGCTGGGGAACCTCCTGCAGCTCCGGCCTGGGGCGCTGTACCCGGGGCTCTTGCGG CTGAGTAAGAAGTACGGACCGGTGTTCACCGTGTACCTGGGACCCTGGCGGCGCGTGGTGGTCCTGGTTGGACGCGAGGCTGTGGAGGAGGCCCTGGGAGGTCAGGCCGAGGAGTTCAGCGGGCGGGGGATGGTGGCAACGCTGGACGGGACCTTTGATGGCCATG GACAGCCGTTTGacccctccctgctgctggcccagGCCACCTCCAACATCATCTGCTCCCTCGTCTTTGGCCTCCGCTTCCCCTACGACGATGAGGCGTTCCAGGCCGTGGTCCGGGCAGCTGGTGGCATCATTGTGGGGGTCAGCTCCCCATGGGCCCAG ACCTATGAGATGTTCTCCCGGCTCCTGCAGCACCTCCCAGGCCCCTATACGCAGTTCCTCAGCCAGGTGGGCACCGTGGCTGCCTTCGCCATCCAGCAGGTGCAGCAGCACCAGGGGAGCGTGGACACCTCAGGCCCCGCGCGAGATGTCGTGGATGCCTTCCTGCTGAAGATGGCAGAG GAAAAGCAAGACCCAAACACAGAATTCACTGACAAGAACCTGCTGATGACAGTCATTTATCTGCTGTTTGCTGGGACAGTGACAGTCAGCACCACGATCCGCTACACCCTCCTGCTCCTGCTGAAATATCCTCAGGTCCAAG AGCGTGTGCAGGAAGAGCTGACGCGGGAGCTGGGGGCCGGTCAGGCGCCAAGCCTGGGGGACCGAGCCCGCCTCCCGTACACAGATGCGGTTCTGCACGAGGCACAGCGGCTCCTGGCACTGGTACCCATGGGGGTGCCCCGAGCCCTCACCAAGACCACCCGCTTCCGGGGGTACACCCTGCCCCAG GGCACGGAAGTCTTCCCCCTCCTTGGCTCCATCCTGCATGACCCCAAGGTCTTCGAACAGCCTGAGGAGTTCAACCCAAGCCGATTCCTGGATGCCGACGGAAAGTTCAAGAAGCACGAGGCCTTCCTGCCCTTCTCCTTAG GTAAACGCATCTGCCTCGGGGAGGGCCTGGCTCGGACCGAACTCTTCCTTCTGTTCACAGCCATCCTGCAGGCCTTCTCACTGGAGAGCCCGTGCCCGCCGGGTGCCCTGAGCCTCCAGCCAGCTGTCAGTGGCCTTTTCAACATCCCCCAAGCCTTCCAGCTGCAATTCCGCCCCCACTGA
- the LOC130838612 gene encoding cytochrome P450 2S1 isoform X2 translates to MEAAGTWALLVVLLLLLLLRLALPGTRTRGHLPPGPTPLPLLGNLLQLRPGALYPGLLRLSKKYGPVFTVYLGPWRRVVVLVGREAVEEALGGQAEEFSGRGMVATLDGTFDGHGVFFSNGEHWRHLRKFTTMALRDLGMGKREGEELIQAEVQCLVEALRGTKGQPFDPSLLLAQATSNIICSLVFGLRFPYDDEAFQAVVRAAGGIIVGTYEMFSRLLQHLPGPYTQFLSQVGTVAAFAIQQVQQHQGSVDTSGPARDVVDAFLLKMAEEKQDPNTEFTDKNLLMTVIYLLFAGTVTVSTTIRYTLLLLLKYPQVQERVQEELTRELGAGQAPSLGDRARLPYTDAVLHEAQRLLALVPMGVPRALTKTTRFRGYTLPQGTEVFPLLGSILHDPKVFEQPEEFNPSRFLDADGKFKKHEAFLPFSLGKRICLGEGLARTELFLLFTAILQAFSLESPCPPGALSLQPAVSGLFNIPQAFQLQFRPH, encoded by the exons ATGGAGGCGGCGGGCACCTGGGCGCTGctggtggtgctgctgctgctcctgctgctgagGCTGGCGCTGCCTGGGACCCGGACCCGAGGCCACCTGCCCCCCGGGCCCACGCCGCTGCCGCTGCTGGGGAACCTCCTGCAGCTCCGGCCTGGGGCGCTGTACCCGGGGCTCTTGCGG CTGAGTAAGAAGTACGGACCGGTGTTCACCGTGTACCTGGGACCCTGGCGGCGCGTGGTGGTCCTGGTTGGACGCGAGGCTGTGGAGGAGGCCCTGGGAGGTCAGGCCGAGGAGTTCAGCGGGCGGGGGATGGTGGCAACGCTGGACGGGACCTTTGATGGCCATG GGGTTTTCTTCTCCAATGGGGAGCACTGGAGGCACCTGAGGAAGTTCACCACAATGGCCTTGCGGGACCTGGGCATGGGGAAGCGAGAAGGCGAGGAGCTGATCCAGGCAGAGGTCCAGTGTCTGGTGGAGGCGCTCCGGGGGACAAAAG GACAGCCGTTTGacccctccctgctgctggcccagGCCACCTCCAACATCATCTGCTCCCTCGTCTTTGGCCTCCGCTTCCCCTACGACGATGAGGCGTTCCAGGCCGTGGTCCGGGCAGCTGGTGGCATCATTGTGGGG ACCTATGAGATGTTCTCCCGGCTCCTGCAGCACCTCCCAGGCCCCTATACGCAGTTCCTCAGCCAGGTGGGCACCGTGGCTGCCTTCGCCATCCAGCAGGTGCAGCAGCACCAGGGGAGCGTGGACACCTCAGGCCCCGCGCGAGATGTCGTGGATGCCTTCCTGCTGAAGATGGCAGAG GAAAAGCAAGACCCAAACACAGAATTCACTGACAAGAACCTGCTGATGACAGTCATTTATCTGCTGTTTGCTGGGACAGTGACAGTCAGCACCACGATCCGCTACACCCTCCTGCTCCTGCTGAAATATCCTCAGGTCCAAG AGCGTGTGCAGGAAGAGCTGACGCGGGAGCTGGGGGCCGGTCAGGCGCCAAGCCTGGGGGACCGAGCCCGCCTCCCGTACACAGATGCGGTTCTGCACGAGGCACAGCGGCTCCTGGCACTGGTACCCATGGGGGTGCCCCGAGCCCTCACCAAGACCACCCGCTTCCGGGGGTACACCCTGCCCCAG GGCACGGAAGTCTTCCCCCTCCTTGGCTCCATCCTGCATGACCCCAAGGTCTTCGAACAGCCTGAGGAGTTCAACCCAAGCCGATTCCTGGATGCCGACGGAAAGTTCAAGAAGCACGAGGCCTTCCTGCCCTTCTCCTTAG GTAAACGCATCTGCCTCGGGGAGGGCCTGGCTCGGACCGAACTCTTCCTTCTGTTCACAGCCATCCTGCAGGCCTTCTCACTGGAGAGCCCGTGCCCGCCGGGTGCCCTGAGCCTCCAGCCAGCTGTCAGTGGCCTTTTCAACATCCCCCAAGCCTTCCAGCTGCAATTCCGCCCCCACTGA